From Saccopteryx leptura isolate mSacLep1 chromosome 3, mSacLep1_pri_phased_curated, whole genome shotgun sequence, one genomic window encodes:
- the ID3 gene encoding DNA-binding protein inhibitor ID-3, whose amino-acid sequence MKALSPVRGCYEAVCCLSERSLAIARGRGKGPTAEEPLSLLDDMNHCYSRLRELVPGVPRGTQLSQVEILQRVIDYILDLQVVLAEPAPGPPDGPHLPIQTADLSPELVISNDKRSFCH is encoded by the exons ATGAAGGCGCTAAGCCCGGTGCGCGGCTGCTACGAGGCGGTGTGCTGCCTGTCCGAACGCAGCCTAGCCATCGCTAGGGGCCGAGGCAAGGGCCCCACAGCCGAGGAGCCGCTGAGCTTGCTTGACGATATGAACCATTGCTACTCGCGCCTGAGGGAACTGGTACCCGGAGTCCCGCGAGGCACTCAGCTTAGCCAGGTGGAAATCCTGCAGCGCGTCATCGACTACATCCTCGACCTACAGGTCGTCTTGGCCGAGCCTGCCCCTGGACCCCCAGACGGCCCGCATCTTCCCATCCAG ACAGCCGATCTCTCCCCGGAACTTGTGATCTCCAACGACAAGAGGAGCTTCTGCCACTGA